A window of the Planococcus citri chromosome 4, ihPlaCitr1.1, whole genome shotgun sequence genome harbors these coding sequences:
- the LOC135842955 gene encoding rap guanine nucleotide exchange factor 6-like isoform X1, whose product MTDNINLYFIKAIRKNPENRNLQDLQIIYCGLQTLEALATYHDSAIRSLSKTVRYEKHEANDVLYSTGELATCWYVLLSGSVFIDGCMFLPPNSIGQRTAGSARRPNECFVLEPSEMIVIDYSEMQSVYSNCTQRSTFRMDHRGVNIMFEDPSSNRDSQSSDTSSAYSGSDTISSIHSMEPEDIDLSGLIESVVDSDPDEPVDDGQIMNVRDKVRECLEKDPSDRTEDDVEVLLEFTQHLKAFTNITLSIRRALCSVMVFAIVEKAGTVVMNNGEELDSWSVIINGHVEIEHVNGRIDNLKCGDSFGILPTMEKLYHEGVMRTKCPDCQFVCITQTDYYRILHQGEENIKRHKNEDGKVVLVTEQRTINARDRSCKGYVVIRGTENMLISQLIEDNPVDSTYVEDFLLTFRTFIKNPSQITDQLMEWFQNTDTKERVTRIVVLWVKNHFTDFENDNVMMNFLENFEECLLEQNMVGQLRMLNVACTSKARVRCVTLTRSDRNEPLNFDVVGGFDRSTGIYVSAVEKGSKAEEIGLKRGDQILLVNGQSFQHITYDKAIETLRSSTHLSITVKANLNAMKEIMKTGDSVAANKNTRGKPSTSIAVLQPDPLRRDGNSSTMHSVSLHSTPTKNRNFMTLGPKRKIQKALQKISIFPRTNNYPDASDDCSISSGEQNEFTSHYHSQSQPDLVSMSYDEQNNDYPEHVLKVYKSDQIFKYLLVHKETTAHEVVMLALQEFGMTDPSSNFSLCEVSVTEDGIIKQKRLPDQMQNLADRQELCSRYYLKTNGVTETLVTDEIAADMVRESTVTFLQLNAAEVALQLTMQDYNVFRQIEPTEYIDDLFELKSNFGTPALTLFAELVNKEMFWVVTEICSETNLVKRSKIIKQFIKLARHCKEYKNFNSLFAVISGLGHASVMRLKQTWEKLPTKYSKSFTDLQNLMDPSRNMSKYRQLVASVSNSRALIPFYPVVKKDLTFIHLGNDSIIEGLINFEKLRMIAKEIRKLSDMCSLSYDLMLTEPGAPVGFGQGPVNAVVNPVSHGILTVKRRKKSAGALNQRKMYEEAQMVRRVKAYLAKIKVITDEEKLHELSIQCENLVTGPSSYSGNAPLRKCNPSPTLSTASSTSSTSEGRKATAPKFGSASPQTVRKLLSLSEQCKTRPHQSRHAISSAIGPLGRVPNVIKPAAALISSTHERSYSDTSVPHQDFHPSALMSAVDLNAESSSVTSLSNLPLRKNLTGNNSCVTDRSGMPRPAPPYSNMPPIPSKMYIHGRSYSHEGVTRPYRDVSQDEDDDSTQVSAV is encoded by the exons ATGACCGATAATATAAATCTATATTTTATTAAAGCAATCAGAAAGAATCCGGAAAATCGTAATCTACAG GACTTACAAATCATTTATTGCGGTCTTCAAACGTTAGAGGCACTTGCAACTTATCACGACAGCGCTATAAGATCTCTATCGAAAACCGTAAGATACGAAAAACATGAAGCCAATGACGTCTTGTATTC AACTGGTGAACTCGCTACGTGTTGGTACGTGCTTTTATCGGGATCAGTTTTCATTGACGGGTGTATGTTTTTACCACCGAACAG TATCGGGCAACGGACCGCTGGAAGTGCACGAAGACCAAACGAATGTTTCGTTCTCGAACCTTCTGAAATGATTGTA ATTGATTACTCGGAAATGCAATCAGTATATTCAAATTGTACTCAACGATCTACTTTCCGAATGGATCATCGCGGTGTTAATATAATGTTTGAAGATCCT TCAAGCAACCGAGACTCGCAAAGCTCGGATACTAGTTCGGCGTATTCTGGCAGCGATACAATCTCGAGTATTCATTCGATGGAACCAGAGGATATTGATTTAAGCGGTCTTATCGAATCAGTCGTCGATTCAGATCCCGACGAACCAGTTGACGATGGCCAA ATCATGAACGTGCGAGACAAAGTGCGCGAATGTCTGGAAAAAGATCCTTCCGACCGAACCGAAGACGATGTAGAGGTTCTGCTGGAATTTACTCAACATTTAAAAGCCTTCACCAATATAACGTTGTCGATTCGAAGAGCGCTGTGCAGCGTGATG GTTTTCGCCATAGTCGAGAAAGCTGGCACCGTCGTTATGAACAACGGCGAAGAATTGGATTCGTGGAGCGTGATTATCAACGGTCACGTTGAAATCGAACATGTAAACGGGAGGATTGATAATTTAAAATGCGGCGACAG TTTCGGTATTCTGCCAACGATGGAAAAACTCTATCACGAAGGCGTTATGCGAACCAAATGTCCAGACTGTCAGTTTGTCTGCATTACGCAAACAGACTATTACCGCATTTTGCACCAAGGAGAAGAGAACATCAAAAGACACAAAAACGAAGATGGTAAAGTAGTTTTGGTCACGGAACAACGAACCATCAATGCTCGAGATCGAAGTTGTAAAGGATACGTTGTAATTAGA GGTACGGAAAATATGTTAATTTCGCAACTAATCGAAGACAACCCGGTCGATTCAACTTACGTAGAAGATTTCCTGTTGACTTTTCGTACTTTTATCAAGAACCCGTCGCAAATAACCGACCAGTTGATGGAATG GTTTCAAAATACCGATACGAAAGAACGCGTCACACGGATCGTGGTACTTTGGGTTAAGAATCATTTCACCGATTTCGAAAACGACAACGTGATGATGAATTTCTTGGAAAACTTCGAAGAATGCTTATTGGAACAGAATATGGTCGGTCAGTTGAGAATGCTGAACGTGGCGTGCACGTCGAAAGCTCGAGTGCGTTGCGTTACGTTGACCAGATCGGATCGCAACGAGCCGTTGAATTTCGACGTTGTTGGCGGATTCGATCGATCTACGGGCATTTACGTGTCGGCG GTGGAAAAAGGATCAAAAGCCGAAGAAATCGGTTTAAAAAGAGGCGATCAAATACTTCTCGTGAACGGACAAAGCTTCCAGCACATTACTTACGACAAAGCCATCGAAACGCTTCGTTCTTCGACGCATTTAAGTATTACGGTTAAAGCCAATCTGAACG CTATGAAAGAAATAATGAAAACCGGAGATAGCGTCGCGGCCAATAAAAATACAAGGGGGAAACCTAGTACTAGTATAGCTGTACTTCAACCGGATCCGCTCAGAAGAGACGGTAATTCTTCGACGATGCATTCCGTTTCGCTGCATTCGACTCCGACCAAGAATAGAAATTTCATGACCTTGGGACCGAAAAGGAAAATTCAAAAGGCTTTACAGAAAATCAGTATTTTCCCTCGAACGAATAACTATCC GGATGCATCCGACGATTGTTCCATTTCAAGCGGCGAACAAAACGAATTCACTTCGCATTATCACTCGCAAAGTCAGCCCGATTTAGTTTCTATGTCTTACGACGAGCAAAACAACGATTACCCGGAGCATGTTTTAAAAGTGTATAAATCCgatcaaatattcaaatatttgcTAGTCCATAAG GAAACCACGGCCCACGAGGTTGTGATGTTAGCGTTGCAAGAATTCGGCATGACAGATCCGAGTTCCAATTTTTCGCTGTGCGAAGTTTCGGTTACCGAAGATGGTATAATCAAGCAGAAAAGACTTCCCGATCAAATGCAAAACTTGGCCGATAGACAAGAATTATGTAGCag ATATTACCTGAAAACCAACGGAGTAACCGAGACGCTGGTGACCGACGAGATCGCCGCCGACATGGTGAGGGAAAGTACGGTCACATTTTTGCAACTGAACGCTGCCGAAGTCGCTTTACAACTTACCATGCAAGATTACAATGTATTCAGACAAATCGAGCCGACCGAATATATCGACGATTTGTTCGAATTGAAGAGTAATTTTGGTACTCCGGCTCTTACGCTGTTCGCCGAG CTCGTAAACAAAGAGATGTTTTGGGTGGTCACTGAAATATGCTCTGAAACGAATCTAGTCAAAAGATCTAAAATCATTAAGCAATTTATTAAACTTGCCC GTCATTGTAAAGAGTATAAGAATTTCAATTCGTTATTTGCGGTGATATCGGGACTCGGGCACGCGTCCGTTATGCGATTGAAACAAACGTGGGAAAAATTACCGACAAAATATAGCAAATCGTTCACAGATTTGCAAAATCTTATGGATCCTTCGCGAAATATGAGCAAATATCGGCAACTGGTTGCGAGCGTATCGAATTCTCGAGCATTG ATCCCATTTTATCCGGTCGTCAAGAAAGACCTGACCTTCATACATCTGGGAAACGATTCCATTATCGAAGGGTtgattaatttcgaaaaattacgcATGATCGCGAAAGAAATTAGAAAGTTATCGGATATGTGTTCACTAAGTTACGATTTAATGTTGACCGAGCCCGGCGCACCGGTTGGATTTGGTCAAGGACCGGTCAACGCTGTCGTGAATCCGGTTAGTCACGGTATTTTGACggtgaagagaagaaaaaaatcggcCGGTGCTTTGAACCAAAGGAAGATGTACGAAGAG GCGCAAATGGTGCGTAGAGTGAAAGCGTATTTAGCCAAAATCAAAGTGATAACGGACGAAGAAAAACTGCACGAATTATCTATACAATGTGAGAATCTAGTAACCGGCCCGTCGTCGTACTCGGGGAATGCTCCGTTGAGGAAATGCAATCCGTCGCCTACTCTGTCTACTGCCAGTAGCACCAGCAGCACTAGCGAAGGGCGAAAAGCGACCGCGCCGAAATTCG GTTCAGCGTCGCCTCAAACCGTGCGAAAACTATTATCGCTCAGCGAACAATGTAAAACTCGACCGCATCAGTCGAGACACGCGATATCGTCGGCGATCGGTCCTCTCGGCCGTGTTCCTAATGTTATTAAACCGGCGGCCGCGTTGATATCGTCGACGCACGAAAGATCGTACAGCGATACGTCCGTTCCGCATCAAGATTTTCATCCGTCCGCATTGATGTCGGCCGTCGATCTGAATGCGGAGAGCAGTAGCGTTACCAGTTTATCCAACTTACCCCTAAGAAAAAATTTAACCG GTAATAATAGCTGCGTAACCGATCGATCCGGAATGCCTAGGCCGGCTCCTCCGTATTCTAACATGCCACCAATACCGAGTAAAATGTACATTCACGGTAGATCGTACTCGCACGAAGGTGTTACCAGACCGTATCGCGACGTTTCGCAAGACGAAGATG ATGACAGTACTCAAGTGTCGGCAGTTTGA
- the LOC135842955 gene encoding rap guanine nucleotide exchange factor 6-like isoform X2 → MTDNINLYFIKAIRKNPENRNLQDLQIIYCGLQTLEALATYHDSAIRSLSKTVRYEKHEANDVLYSTGELATCWYVLLSGSVFIDGCMFLPPNSIGQRTAGSARRPNECFVLEPSEMIVIDYSEMQSVYSNCTQRSTFRMDHRGVNIMFEDPSSNRDSQSSDTSSAYSGSDTISSIHSMEPEDIDLSGLIESVVDSDPDEPVDDGQIMNVRDKVRECLEKDPSDRTEDDVEVLLEFTQHLKAFTNITLSIRRALCSVMVFAIVEKAGTVVMNNGEELDSWSVIINGHVEIEHVNGRIDNLKCGDSFGILPTMEKLYHEGVMRTKCPDCQFVCITQTDYYRILHQGEENIKRHKNEDGKVVLVTEQRTINARDRSCKGYVVIRGTENMLISQLIEDNPVDSTYVEDFLLTFRTFIKNPSQITDQLMEWFQNTDTKERVTRIVVLWVKNHFTDFENDNVMMNFLENFEECLLEQNMVGQLRMLNVACTSKARVRCVTLTRSDRNEPLNFDVVGGFDRSTGIYVSAVEKGSKAEEIGLKRGDQILLVNGQSFQHITYDKAIETLRSSTHLSITVKANLNAMKEIMKTGDSVAANKNTRGKPSTSIAVLQPDPLRRDGNSSTMHSVSLHSTPTKNRNFMTLGPKRKIQKALQKISIFPRTNNYPDASDDCSISSGEQNEFTSHYHSQSQPDLVSMSYDEQNNDYPEHVLKVYKSDQIFKYLLVHKETTAHEVVMLALQEFGMTDPSSNFSLCEVSVTEDGIIKQKRLPDQMQNLADRQELCSRYYLKTNGVTETLVTDEIAADMVRESTVTFLQLNAAEVALQLTMQDYNVFRQIEPTEYIDDLFELKSNFGTPALTLFAELVNKEMFWVVTEICSETNLVKRSKIIKQFIKLARHCKEYKNFNSLFAVISGLGHASVMRLKQTWEKLPTKYSKSFTDLQNLMDPSRNMSKYRQLVASVSNSRALIPFYPVVKKDLTFIHLGNDSIIEGLINFEKLRMIAKEIRKLSDMCSLSYDLMLTEPGAPVGFGQGPVNAVVNPVSHGILTVKRRKKSAGALNQRKMYEEAQMVRRVKAYLAKIKVITDEEKLHELSIQCENLVTGPSSYSGNAPLRKCNPSPTLSTASSTSSTSEGRKATAPKFGSASPQTVRKLLSLSEQCKTRPHQSRHAISSAIGPLGRVPNVIKPAAALISSTHERSYSDTSVPHQDFHPSALMSAVDLNAESSSVTSLSNLPLRKNLTGNNSCVTDRSGMPRPAPPYSNMPPIPSKMYIHGRSYSHEGVTRPYRDVSQDEDGSFGKHV, encoded by the exons ATGACCGATAATATAAATCTATATTTTATTAAAGCAATCAGAAAGAATCCGGAAAATCGTAATCTACAG GACTTACAAATCATTTATTGCGGTCTTCAAACGTTAGAGGCACTTGCAACTTATCACGACAGCGCTATAAGATCTCTATCGAAAACCGTAAGATACGAAAAACATGAAGCCAATGACGTCTTGTATTC AACTGGTGAACTCGCTACGTGTTGGTACGTGCTTTTATCGGGATCAGTTTTCATTGACGGGTGTATGTTTTTACCACCGAACAG TATCGGGCAACGGACCGCTGGAAGTGCACGAAGACCAAACGAATGTTTCGTTCTCGAACCTTCTGAAATGATTGTA ATTGATTACTCGGAAATGCAATCAGTATATTCAAATTGTACTCAACGATCTACTTTCCGAATGGATCATCGCGGTGTTAATATAATGTTTGAAGATCCT TCAAGCAACCGAGACTCGCAAAGCTCGGATACTAGTTCGGCGTATTCTGGCAGCGATACAATCTCGAGTATTCATTCGATGGAACCAGAGGATATTGATTTAAGCGGTCTTATCGAATCAGTCGTCGATTCAGATCCCGACGAACCAGTTGACGATGGCCAA ATCATGAACGTGCGAGACAAAGTGCGCGAATGTCTGGAAAAAGATCCTTCCGACCGAACCGAAGACGATGTAGAGGTTCTGCTGGAATTTACTCAACATTTAAAAGCCTTCACCAATATAACGTTGTCGATTCGAAGAGCGCTGTGCAGCGTGATG GTTTTCGCCATAGTCGAGAAAGCTGGCACCGTCGTTATGAACAACGGCGAAGAATTGGATTCGTGGAGCGTGATTATCAACGGTCACGTTGAAATCGAACATGTAAACGGGAGGATTGATAATTTAAAATGCGGCGACAG TTTCGGTATTCTGCCAACGATGGAAAAACTCTATCACGAAGGCGTTATGCGAACCAAATGTCCAGACTGTCAGTTTGTCTGCATTACGCAAACAGACTATTACCGCATTTTGCACCAAGGAGAAGAGAACATCAAAAGACACAAAAACGAAGATGGTAAAGTAGTTTTGGTCACGGAACAACGAACCATCAATGCTCGAGATCGAAGTTGTAAAGGATACGTTGTAATTAGA GGTACGGAAAATATGTTAATTTCGCAACTAATCGAAGACAACCCGGTCGATTCAACTTACGTAGAAGATTTCCTGTTGACTTTTCGTACTTTTATCAAGAACCCGTCGCAAATAACCGACCAGTTGATGGAATG GTTTCAAAATACCGATACGAAAGAACGCGTCACACGGATCGTGGTACTTTGGGTTAAGAATCATTTCACCGATTTCGAAAACGACAACGTGATGATGAATTTCTTGGAAAACTTCGAAGAATGCTTATTGGAACAGAATATGGTCGGTCAGTTGAGAATGCTGAACGTGGCGTGCACGTCGAAAGCTCGAGTGCGTTGCGTTACGTTGACCAGATCGGATCGCAACGAGCCGTTGAATTTCGACGTTGTTGGCGGATTCGATCGATCTACGGGCATTTACGTGTCGGCG GTGGAAAAAGGATCAAAAGCCGAAGAAATCGGTTTAAAAAGAGGCGATCAAATACTTCTCGTGAACGGACAAAGCTTCCAGCACATTACTTACGACAAAGCCATCGAAACGCTTCGTTCTTCGACGCATTTAAGTATTACGGTTAAAGCCAATCTGAACG CTATGAAAGAAATAATGAAAACCGGAGATAGCGTCGCGGCCAATAAAAATACAAGGGGGAAACCTAGTACTAGTATAGCTGTACTTCAACCGGATCCGCTCAGAAGAGACGGTAATTCTTCGACGATGCATTCCGTTTCGCTGCATTCGACTCCGACCAAGAATAGAAATTTCATGACCTTGGGACCGAAAAGGAAAATTCAAAAGGCTTTACAGAAAATCAGTATTTTCCCTCGAACGAATAACTATCC GGATGCATCCGACGATTGTTCCATTTCAAGCGGCGAACAAAACGAATTCACTTCGCATTATCACTCGCAAAGTCAGCCCGATTTAGTTTCTATGTCTTACGACGAGCAAAACAACGATTACCCGGAGCATGTTTTAAAAGTGTATAAATCCgatcaaatattcaaatatttgcTAGTCCATAAG GAAACCACGGCCCACGAGGTTGTGATGTTAGCGTTGCAAGAATTCGGCATGACAGATCCGAGTTCCAATTTTTCGCTGTGCGAAGTTTCGGTTACCGAAGATGGTATAATCAAGCAGAAAAGACTTCCCGATCAAATGCAAAACTTGGCCGATAGACAAGAATTATGTAGCag ATATTACCTGAAAACCAACGGAGTAACCGAGACGCTGGTGACCGACGAGATCGCCGCCGACATGGTGAGGGAAAGTACGGTCACATTTTTGCAACTGAACGCTGCCGAAGTCGCTTTACAACTTACCATGCAAGATTACAATGTATTCAGACAAATCGAGCCGACCGAATATATCGACGATTTGTTCGAATTGAAGAGTAATTTTGGTACTCCGGCTCTTACGCTGTTCGCCGAG CTCGTAAACAAAGAGATGTTTTGGGTGGTCACTGAAATATGCTCTGAAACGAATCTAGTCAAAAGATCTAAAATCATTAAGCAATTTATTAAACTTGCCC GTCATTGTAAAGAGTATAAGAATTTCAATTCGTTATTTGCGGTGATATCGGGACTCGGGCACGCGTCCGTTATGCGATTGAAACAAACGTGGGAAAAATTACCGACAAAATATAGCAAATCGTTCACAGATTTGCAAAATCTTATGGATCCTTCGCGAAATATGAGCAAATATCGGCAACTGGTTGCGAGCGTATCGAATTCTCGAGCATTG ATCCCATTTTATCCGGTCGTCAAGAAAGACCTGACCTTCATACATCTGGGAAACGATTCCATTATCGAAGGGTtgattaatttcgaaaaattacgcATGATCGCGAAAGAAATTAGAAAGTTATCGGATATGTGTTCACTAAGTTACGATTTAATGTTGACCGAGCCCGGCGCACCGGTTGGATTTGGTCAAGGACCGGTCAACGCTGTCGTGAATCCGGTTAGTCACGGTATTTTGACggtgaagagaagaaaaaaatcggcCGGTGCTTTGAACCAAAGGAAGATGTACGAAGAG GCGCAAATGGTGCGTAGAGTGAAAGCGTATTTAGCCAAAATCAAAGTGATAACGGACGAAGAAAAACTGCACGAATTATCTATACAATGTGAGAATCTAGTAACCGGCCCGTCGTCGTACTCGGGGAATGCTCCGTTGAGGAAATGCAATCCGTCGCCTACTCTGTCTACTGCCAGTAGCACCAGCAGCACTAGCGAAGGGCGAAAAGCGACCGCGCCGAAATTCG GTTCAGCGTCGCCTCAAACCGTGCGAAAACTATTATCGCTCAGCGAACAATGTAAAACTCGACCGCATCAGTCGAGACACGCGATATCGTCGGCGATCGGTCCTCTCGGCCGTGTTCCTAATGTTATTAAACCGGCGGCCGCGTTGATATCGTCGACGCACGAAAGATCGTACAGCGATACGTCCGTTCCGCATCAAGATTTTCATCCGTCCGCATTGATGTCGGCCGTCGATCTGAATGCGGAGAGCAGTAGCGTTACCAGTTTATCCAACTTACCCCTAAGAAAAAATTTAACCG GTAATAATAGCTGCGTAACCGATCGATCCGGAATGCCTAGGCCGGCTCCTCCGTATTCTAACATGCCACCAATACCGAGTAAAATGTACATTCACGGTAGATCGTACTCGCACGAAGGTGTTACCAGACCGTATCGCGACGTTTCGCAAGACGAAGATGGTTCGTTCGGAAAACATGT ATGA
- the LOC135842957 gene encoding ras-GEF domain-containing family member 1B-like, with protein sequence MDDEIQETVEAILGKDVKVIDCEKKSTIKEEEVLLINGCPVTLDGEDGAAVKEALLRGNIPNCHSLNQILVRVGILKAPVKLETNLSVKSNVVTREEVTVAKGGQVVDERSRETKEDNFYTSNTSEIWEPVGIISNDNLSSIDSTSKDFSSLLCTPIAHSKDTQPSSIKSACNSNNSPKNGSDSSREPCSRHDAPKKYQETKMVSVSKKFSSDSEDKTDFVYSSDTVSGASLKDASAVHVLPLGLATKNKTNGSDSSSSSSSGLVFRDGTLVSGSLEMLIRHLIPSTDYYPDKEFIFAFLLTSRLFVKPDELLDKIVCFCDIERNFNNKHPENKEQLTQFIPRLVQLLGDWIESFPYDFRDDKLMAHVQAIMQKCVNINPDLLPEVSTLVRNLLERLTNLEHYEEFLQEFNQNSVKQSVEILPPVNVVELCAEPKILAQQLCHIELERLSYIGPEEFVEAFVQEHASGADKYTRAKKTCNLESYVQWFNRLSYVVGSEICKHVKKKSRIKTVEYWVEVARESFNIGNFNSLMAIIAGLNLSPVARLKKTWAKVQSAKFSILEHQMNPTSNFSSYRSTLKAAMWRSTGNNVQHQCLVIPFFSLLIKDIYFLNEGCSDRLPNGHVNFEKFWQLSQQVSEFVKWKQTACPFEKNLHIITFLQASPVLSEKALLLASFECEPPENSLEKEQYKHIKNGDA encoded by the exons ATGGACGATGAAATTCAAGAAACAGTCGAAGCTATATTAGGTAAGGATGTCAAAGTGATAGATTGCGAGAAAAAGTCTACTATCAAGGAAGAAGAAGTGCTGCTCATTAACGGGTGTCCTGTCACTCTCGATGGCGAAGATGGTGCGGCAGTTAAAGAAGCTTTATTAAGAGGTAACATTCCAAATTGTCACTCTCTCAATCAGATTCTCGTTCGAGTGGGAATATTAAAAGCGCCAGTGAAATTGGAGACCAATTTAAGCGTCAAATCGAACGTAGTAACTCGAGAGGAAGTCACCGTCGCCAAAGGAGGACAAGTAGTCGATGAAAGGTCCAGAGAAACCAAAGAAGATAATTTTTATACCAGTAATACCAGTGAAATATGGGAACCAGTTGGTATCATTTCCAACGATAATCTTTCTTCCATCGATTCCACGAGTAAAGATTTCTCGTCTCTATTATGTACTCCGATCGCGCATTCCAAAGATACGCAGCCTTCGTCGATAAAATCCGCGTGCAATTCTAATAATTCGCCGAAAAACGGCTCGGATTCGTCTCGTGAACCGTGTTCTCGACACGATGCTCCTAAAAAGTATCAAGAAACGAAGATGGTTTCGGTTTCGAAGAAATTCTCGTCCGATTCCGAGGATAAAACGGATTTCGTGTATTCGTCGGACACAGTAAGCGGTGCCAGTTTGAAAGATGCGTCCGCCGTCCACGTTTTACCATTGGGTCTGgcaacgaaaaataaaactaacGGAAGCgattcttcgtcgtcgtcgtcgtcg ggATTGGTTTTCCGCGATGGAACTTTAGTATCGGGCAGTTTGGAGATGCTGATACGTCATTTGATTCCTTCGACCGATTATTATCCGGATAAAGAATTCATCTTTGCGTTTCTACTAACTTCGCGGTTGTTCGTAAAACCCGACGAATTATTGGATAAAATAGTGTGTTTTTGCGATATCGAACGTAATTTCAACAACAAACACCCTGAAAACAAA GAACAGTTGACGCAATTCATTCCTCGCTTGGTTCAATTGTTGGGAGACTGGATCGAGTCATTTCCGTACGATTTCCGCGATGATAAGCTAATGGCGCACGTACAAGCTATTATGCAAAAATGCGTAAACATCAACCCGGACCTTTTACCCGAAGTTTCGACGTTGGTTCGAAACCTGCTGGAACGTTTGACAAATTTAGAACACTACGAAGAATTTTTACaggaatttaatcaaaattccgTCAAGCAGTCGGTCGAAATTTTGCCCCCC GTAAACGTGGTAGAACTGTGCGCCGAACCTAAAATACTGGCTCAGCAATTATGTCACATAGAATTGGAGCGATTATCGTACATCGGTCCCGAAGAATTTGTCGAAGCGTTCGTTCAAGAGCACGCTAGTGGCGCGGACAAGTATACGCGAGCgaaaaaaacttgtaatttaGAGTCGTACGTGCAGTGGTTCAATAGATTAAGTTACGTAGTAGGATCGGAAATTTGTAAA CACGTGAAAAAGAAATCTAGAATAAAAACGGTCGAGTATTGGGTCGAAGTGGCCAGAGAAAGTTTCAACATAGGTAATTTCAATTCCTTGATGGCCATTATCGCTGGCTTGAATTTGTCCCCAGTTGCTAGATTAAAAAAGACG TGGGCGAAAGTGCAATCAGCCAAGTTTTCAATCCTAGAACACCAAATGAATCCTACCTCAAATTTCAGTAGCTACAGATCAACGTTGAAAGCGGCAATGTGGCGATCGACTGGAAATAACGTACAACATCAGTGTTTAGTTATTCCTTTTTTCTCGCTACTAATcaaagatatttattttttaaacgaagGCTGTTccgatag atTGCCGAATGGGCAcgtgaatttcgaaaagttCTGGCAACTGTCGCAACAAGTTTCCGAATTTGTCAAATGGAAGCAGACTGCGTgtccgtttgaaaaaaatttgcatattatTACATTCCTTCAGGCTAGTCCAGTATTATCTGAAAAAG CATTGTTATTAGCGTCTTTTGAATGCGAACCTCCGGAAAATAGTCTTGAAAAAGAACAGTACAAGCATAtaaa AAACGGAGATGCGTAA